One segment of Coffea arabica cultivar ET-39 chromosome 7c, Coffea Arabica ET-39 HiFi, whole genome shotgun sequence DNA contains the following:
- the LOC113698098 gene encoding zinc finger CCCH domain-containing protein 44 isoform X1, translating to MDGGDSSSALHAPRAETTVSSQSFDQCGLVREMDDSQLVGVPLAVAGDAAVPVKAGEPQQVPPSAVQLNKTTLGAVGQVMEKRKRGRPPKGHAALAPAPAPPKPPPPKRNKEEEDVCFICFDGGSLVLCDRKGCPKAYHPACIKRDEAFFRSKAKWNCGWHICSVCQKAAHYMCYTCTYSLCKGCTKDAEYVCVRGNKGFCTTCMRTVMLIENKDLGNSEVVQVDFDDKTSWEYLFKVYWLYLKSNLSLTINELMQAKNPWRGLAMMDYKQQLPARNHFANGGMVPISDHSVHLESKVPKEQPELLNHDSFLNTEKINSDKVTNLAECKEWASKELLELVAHVRNGDTSMLSQFDVQALLLEYIKRNNLRDPRRKSQIICDLRLKNLFGKPRVGHIEMLKLLEYHFLTKEDDQNNAFIPAGIVGSVGGNVGVDQKNSLMVNQGKKRKTRRKGEEKTPQTNLDDYAAIDLHNINLIYLRRNLLENLLGDEEKFHDKVVGSVVRIRVSCNDQKQDIYRLVQVVGTSKASMAYKLGDKMTHVMLEVLNLNKKETTSIEAISNQEFSQEECRRLRQSIRCGLVKHWTVGEIQTKAFALQAVKLNDVLEAEILRLNHLRDRANEKGHKKQLRECIEKLQLLKTPEERQRRLTEIPKVHADPKMNPNYKSEEDIAGELLKSKISSFNKNESQSISPKSRAKEDGMNRSHQSRQKRDARGLSGPAKNEMQVPVSGSESGSGNQQVVRFGSETSTATLPTGSSTPANTSETEKIWHYRDPNGRIQGPFAMVQLRKWSTTGYFPADMRIWTINELDESVLLIDALNEFFHKDYRSLHNVSRPQENGPASSDNGTLHSFNPDQTFVAPLHQERGYGIEEFKSVLDHENQSPHETPTDQATGVQCNEKSSSSQSYVGQSSGQNCRSVPLNLDLNCKDCNSSLASVTTPSDSAEQQGDIDILDLPSPTPKTSKSNVEGQDVEKKESGFDGHVQGSEKSDLPSPSPKPIDDDVPDPTPEPMDEDLAGTTYPPKNEVLPSPSPIPTGGDVREQIDKTNQPPLPKVSVPDSGPGWNSTSGLRVGEAQLQKIADEWDGYSPTDPKPSVQEWDTSLAPVASLKPPEVLGDHVTPGSINNTTQLVHASPCQPASNISSWQAIVNEPIEFSTLAEESVSDLLAEVDAMESQSGLASPTSGMKCSDEMMDSCRNDCFSSIEELSPTADAGKSDAVSSNREVQFPPSVTDDPGGTSQADGFDRLKASGGHSTSSSEGETKSADAPVDPRETGLDVHPPPACTMSQGMVGSTMARNRGMESMDAGWAGVPGNMNMGWGGSPQGFPNMGWGSGMVPPWGNPSYNLGGYNGSLPWDSPRRYNGERFAGPRDWGFQGGDSGFGRGRPMWSRQSHGGGGGGYSRPPHKGQRVCKFYESGHCKKGASCDYLHP from the exons ATGGACGGTGGAGATTCATCTTCTGCTCTACATGCACCGCGTGCAGAGACGACTGTATCTAGTCAAAGCTTTGACCAGTGCGGTTTGGTTCGGGAAATGGATGATTCCCAGCTCGTTGGAGTTCCCCTGGCGGTCGCCGGAGATGCTGCCGTGCCGGTTAAAGCTGGAGAACCCCAGCAGGTGCCTCCGTCAGCTGTGCAACTGAATAAAACCACGCTTGGGGCTGTAGGGCAAGTGATGGAGAAGAGGAAACGTGGACGGCCGCCCAAGGGGCATGCTGCCCTGGCTCCGGCCCCGGCCCCGCCTAAACCCCCGCCCCCGAAAAGGAATAAAGAGGAGGAAGACGtctgttttatttgctttgatgGTGGTTCTCTCGTGCTTTGTGATCGCAA GGGGTGTCCGAAGGCGTATCATCCAGCTTGTATTAAGCGTGACGAGGCATTTTTCCGATCTAAAGCAAAATGGAATTGCG GTTGGCATATATGTAGTGTTTGTCAGAAGGCAGCTCATTACATGTGCTACACTTGTACCTACTCCTTGTGCAAGGGCTGCACTAAGGATGCAGAGTATGTCTGCGTCAGAGGAAATAAAGGCTTTTGCACAACATGCATGAGAACCGTTATGTTGATCGAAAACAAGGATTTAGGAAATAGTGAAGTG GTACAAGTGGATTTTGATGATAAAACTAGCTGGGAATATCTTTTCAAGGTATACTGGCTTTACTTGAAGAGTAATTTATCCTTGACAATAAATGAGCTCATGCAAGCTAAAAATCCATGGAGGGGGTTGGCTATGATGGATTATAAGCAGCAGTTACCTGCTAGAAATCATTTTGCAAATGGTGGCATGGTTCCTATATCCGACCACTCTGTGCATCTGGAGTCAAAGGTTCCCAAAGAACAACCTGAATTACTGAACCACGATTCCTTCCTAAACACAGAAAAGATAAACAGTGACAAAGTCACAAATTTGGCTGAATGCAAGGAATGGGCATCTAAAGAGCTCTTGGAGTTGGTCGCACATGTGAGGAATGGCGATACATCCATGTTGTCTCAGTTTGATGTCCAAGCACTTTTGCTAGAATATATAAAGAGAAACAATCTCCGGGATCCTCGTCGGAAAAGTCAAATTATTTGTGATTTAAGGCTCAAAAATCTGTTTGGGAAACCACGTGTTGGCCACATTGAAATGCTGAAGCTTCTTGAATATCACTTCCTCACAAAAGAGGATGATCAGAACAATGCATTTATTCCGGCTGGAATTGTTGGCAGTGTTGGGGGCAATGTGGGGGTGGATCAGAAAAATAGCCTTATGGTAAATCAAGGTAAGAAACGTAAAACTCGAAGAAAGGGTGAAGAGAAAACACCTCAGACCAATCTGGATGATTATGCTGCGATTGATCTTCACAACATTAATTTGATTTACTTGAGGCGTAATTTGTTGGAGAACCTCCTTGGAGATGAGGAGAAGTTCCATGATAAGGTGGTTGGCTCAGTTGTCCGGATAAGAGTATCTTGTAATGACCAGAAGCAAGATATATACAGGCTTGTACAAGTCGTAG GTACCAGCAAGGCTTCCATGGCTTATAAACTTGGTGATAAGATGACACATGTCATGCTAGAAGTACTGAACTTGAACAAGAAAGAGACTACATCAATTGAAGCAATATCCAATCAAGAATTCTCTCAG GAGGAATGTAGACGTCTTCGGCAGAGTATAAGATGTGGGCTTGTGAAACACTGGACTGTA GGTGAAATTCAAACAAAAGCTTTTGCACTCCAGGCTGTGAAGCTTAATGAT GTGCTGGAAGCAGAAATACTGCGGCTCAATCATCTTCGCGATCGAGCTAATGAGAAGGGGCATAAAAAACA GCTTAGAGAATGCATAGAGAAGCTGCAGCTTCTTAAAACGCCAGAGGAACGTCAACGTAGACTAACCGAAATTCCTAAAGTGCATGCTGATCCAAAAATGAATCCGAATTATAAATCCGAAGAAGACATTGCAG GTGAGTTGTTGAAGtcaaaaatttcttcatttaACAAGAATGAAAGCCAATCCATCTCTCCAAAGAGCAGAG CTAAAGAGGATGGAATGAACAGATCTCACCAATCCAGGCAAAAAAGAGATGCACGTGGACTGAGTGGTCCTGCAAAGAATGAAATGCAGGTTCCTGTTAGTGGCTCTGAAAGTGGGTCAGGTAATCAGCAAGTGGTAAGGTTTGGATCTGAAACTTCAACTGCAACTTTACCAACAGGAAGCTCAACCCCTGCTAATACTAGTGAAACGGAGAAAATTTGGCATTATCGGGATCCAAATGGTAGAATTCAAGGACCATTTGCGATGGTGCAGCTGCGGAAGTGGAGTACAACTGGATACTTCCCAGCTGACATGAGGATATGGACTATTAACGAGTTGGATGAATCTGTACTGTTGATTGATGCATTGAATGAGTTTTTCCATAAAGATTACCGCTCTCTACATAATGTTTCTCGTCCTCAAGAAAATGGGCCTGCCTCCTCTGATAATGGTACATTGCATTCATTTAATCCTGACCAGACATTTGTAGCTCCTTTGCATCAGGAAAGAGGGTATGGAATTGAGGAGTTTAAGTCTGTCTTGGATCACGAGAATCAGAGTCCACATGAGACTCCAACAGATCAGGCAACTGGTGTACAGTGTAATGAAAAGTCATCTAGTAGTCAGAGCTATGTAGGCCAATCTTCTGGACAGAATTGTAGGTCAGTGCCATTAAACTTAGATTTAAACTGCAAGGACTGTAACTCTAGTTTGGCTTCTGTTACCACACCAAGTGATTCAGCTGAACAGCAAGGTGATATTGATATCTTGGATCTGCCAAGCCCAACCCCTAAGACAAGCAAGTCAAACGTGGAAGGTCAGGATGTTGAAAAGAAAGAGTCTGGCTTTGATGGTCATGTCCAGGGTTCAGAGAAATCAGATTTGCCTAGTCCCTCACCTAAGCCAATAGATGATGATGTGCCGGATCCTACACCAGAACCAATGGATGAAGACCTGGCAGGTACTACATATCCGCCGAAGAATGAGGTTTTACCAAGTCCTTCACCAATCCCAACTGGTGGAGATGTTAGGGAACAGATTGACAAAACCAACCAACCTCCGCTGCCTAAAGTTTCTGTTCCAGATTCGGGACCTGGCTGGAACAGCACTTCTGGCCTGCGAGTTGGTGAGGCACAGCTTCAAAAAATAGCTGATGAATGGGATGGATATTCCCCTACTGATCCAAAGCCTTCTGTACAGGAATGGGATACCAGTCTTGCTCCTGTGGCTTCACTTAAACCACCTGAGGTCCTGGGTGATCACGTTACTCCAGGTTCTATAAATAATACGACCCAACTTGTACATGCTTCTCCATGCCAGCCTGCTTCAAATATTTCTAGCTGGCAGGCAATTGTCAATGAGCCGATTGAGTTCAGCACTTTGGCTGAGGAATCAGTATCGGATCTGTTGGCTGAAGTCGACGCCATGGAGTCGCAAAGTGGCTTGGCTTCGCCTACTTCTGGCATGAAATGCAGTGACGAAATGATGGATAGTTGTAGAAATGACTGTTTTAGCTCCATTGAGGAGTTGAGCCCAACTGCTGATGCGGGCAAAAGTGATGCTGTGAGCTCCAATAGAGAGGTACAATTTCCTCCCTCAGTGACAGATGATCCAGGCGGGACTTCTCAAGCTGATGGTTTTGACCGCTTGAAAGCGTCTGGTGGGCATTCAACTTCAAGCAGCGAAGGAGAAACAAAATCTGCTGATGCCCCTGTTGATCCAAGGGAAACTGGGTTGGATGTCCATCCCCCCCCAGCATGCACCATGAGTCAAGGCATGGTTGGCTCAACTATGGCACGGAATAGGGGTATGGAGTCCATGGATGCTGGTTGGGCAGGAGTGCCAGGAAATATGAATATGGGATGGGGAGGATCTCCTCAGGGTTTTCCGAACATGGGTTGGGGAAGTGGCATGGTTCCTCCGTGGGGTAATCCAAGCTACAATCTTGGAGGTTATAATGGTAGCCTTCCATGGGATAGCCCGCGGAGATACAATGGCGAAAGGTTTGCTGGTCCAAGAGACTGGGGTTTCCAAGGCGGGGACTCGGGATTTGGAAGGGGAAGGCCAATGTGGAGTAGACAGTCGCatggtggtggaggtggtggatATTCTAGACCACCGCACAAGGGGCAGCGGGTTTGCAAATTTTACGAGAGCGGGCATTGCAAAAAGGGTGCATCATGCGATTATCTTCATCCATGA
- the LOC113698098 gene encoding zinc finger CCCH domain-containing protein 44 isoform X2, whose translation MDGGDSSSALHAPRAETTVSSQSFDQCGLVREMDDSQLVGVPLAVAGDAAVPVKAGEPQQVPPSAVQLNKTTLGAVGQVMEKRKRGRPPKGHAALAPAPAPPKPPPPKRNKEEEDVCFICFDGGSLVLCDRKGCPKAYHPACIKRDEAFFRSKAKWNCGWHICSVCQKAAHYMCYTCTYSLCKGCTKDAEYVCVRGNKGFCTTCMRTVMLIENKDLGNSEVVQVDFDDKTSWEYLFKVYWLYLKSNLSLTINELMQAKNPWRGLAMMDYKQQLPARNHFANGGMVPISDHSVHLESKVPKEQPELLNHDSFLNTEKINSDKVTNLAECKEWASKELLELVAHVRNGDTSMLSQFDVQALLLEYIKRNNLRDPRRKSQIICDLRLKNLFGKPRVGHIEMLKLLEYHFLTKEDDQNNAFIPAGIVGSVGGNVGVDQKNSLMVNQGKKRKTRRKGEEKTPQTNLDDYAAIDLHNINLIYLRRNLLENLLGDEEKFHDKVVGSVVRIRVSCNDQKQDIYRLVQVVGTSKASMAYKLGDKMTHVMLEVLNLNKKETTSIEAISNQEFSQEECRRLRQSIRCGLVKHWTVGEIQTKAFALQAVKLNDVLEAEILRLNHLRDRANEKGHKKQLRECIEKLQLLKTPEERQRRLTEIPKVHADPKMNPNYKSEEDIAGELLKSKISSFNKNESQSISPKSREDGMNRSHQSRQKRDARGLSGPAKNEMQVPVSGSESGSGNQQVVRFGSETSTATLPTGSSTPANTSETEKIWHYRDPNGRIQGPFAMVQLRKWSTTGYFPADMRIWTINELDESVLLIDALNEFFHKDYRSLHNVSRPQENGPASSDNGTLHSFNPDQTFVAPLHQERGYGIEEFKSVLDHENQSPHETPTDQATGVQCNEKSSSSQSYVGQSSGQNCRSVPLNLDLNCKDCNSSLASVTTPSDSAEQQGDIDILDLPSPTPKTSKSNVEGQDVEKKESGFDGHVQGSEKSDLPSPSPKPIDDDVPDPTPEPMDEDLAGTTYPPKNEVLPSPSPIPTGGDVREQIDKTNQPPLPKVSVPDSGPGWNSTSGLRVGEAQLQKIADEWDGYSPTDPKPSVQEWDTSLAPVASLKPPEVLGDHVTPGSINNTTQLVHASPCQPASNISSWQAIVNEPIEFSTLAEESVSDLLAEVDAMESQSGLASPTSGMKCSDEMMDSCRNDCFSSIEELSPTADAGKSDAVSSNREVQFPPSVTDDPGGTSQADGFDRLKASGGHSTSSSEGETKSADAPVDPRETGLDVHPPPACTMSQGMVGSTMARNRGMESMDAGWAGVPGNMNMGWGGSPQGFPNMGWGSGMVPPWGNPSYNLGGYNGSLPWDSPRRYNGERFAGPRDWGFQGGDSGFGRGRPMWSRQSHGGGGGGYSRPPHKGQRVCKFYESGHCKKGASCDYLHP comes from the exons ATGGACGGTGGAGATTCATCTTCTGCTCTACATGCACCGCGTGCAGAGACGACTGTATCTAGTCAAAGCTTTGACCAGTGCGGTTTGGTTCGGGAAATGGATGATTCCCAGCTCGTTGGAGTTCCCCTGGCGGTCGCCGGAGATGCTGCCGTGCCGGTTAAAGCTGGAGAACCCCAGCAGGTGCCTCCGTCAGCTGTGCAACTGAATAAAACCACGCTTGGGGCTGTAGGGCAAGTGATGGAGAAGAGGAAACGTGGACGGCCGCCCAAGGGGCATGCTGCCCTGGCTCCGGCCCCGGCCCCGCCTAAACCCCCGCCCCCGAAAAGGAATAAAGAGGAGGAAGACGtctgttttatttgctttgatgGTGGTTCTCTCGTGCTTTGTGATCGCAA GGGGTGTCCGAAGGCGTATCATCCAGCTTGTATTAAGCGTGACGAGGCATTTTTCCGATCTAAAGCAAAATGGAATTGCG GTTGGCATATATGTAGTGTTTGTCAGAAGGCAGCTCATTACATGTGCTACACTTGTACCTACTCCTTGTGCAAGGGCTGCACTAAGGATGCAGAGTATGTCTGCGTCAGAGGAAATAAAGGCTTTTGCACAACATGCATGAGAACCGTTATGTTGATCGAAAACAAGGATTTAGGAAATAGTGAAGTG GTACAAGTGGATTTTGATGATAAAACTAGCTGGGAATATCTTTTCAAGGTATACTGGCTTTACTTGAAGAGTAATTTATCCTTGACAATAAATGAGCTCATGCAAGCTAAAAATCCATGGAGGGGGTTGGCTATGATGGATTATAAGCAGCAGTTACCTGCTAGAAATCATTTTGCAAATGGTGGCATGGTTCCTATATCCGACCACTCTGTGCATCTGGAGTCAAAGGTTCCCAAAGAACAACCTGAATTACTGAACCACGATTCCTTCCTAAACACAGAAAAGATAAACAGTGACAAAGTCACAAATTTGGCTGAATGCAAGGAATGGGCATCTAAAGAGCTCTTGGAGTTGGTCGCACATGTGAGGAATGGCGATACATCCATGTTGTCTCAGTTTGATGTCCAAGCACTTTTGCTAGAATATATAAAGAGAAACAATCTCCGGGATCCTCGTCGGAAAAGTCAAATTATTTGTGATTTAAGGCTCAAAAATCTGTTTGGGAAACCACGTGTTGGCCACATTGAAATGCTGAAGCTTCTTGAATATCACTTCCTCACAAAAGAGGATGATCAGAACAATGCATTTATTCCGGCTGGAATTGTTGGCAGTGTTGGGGGCAATGTGGGGGTGGATCAGAAAAATAGCCTTATGGTAAATCAAGGTAAGAAACGTAAAACTCGAAGAAAGGGTGAAGAGAAAACACCTCAGACCAATCTGGATGATTATGCTGCGATTGATCTTCACAACATTAATTTGATTTACTTGAGGCGTAATTTGTTGGAGAACCTCCTTGGAGATGAGGAGAAGTTCCATGATAAGGTGGTTGGCTCAGTTGTCCGGATAAGAGTATCTTGTAATGACCAGAAGCAAGATATATACAGGCTTGTACAAGTCGTAG GTACCAGCAAGGCTTCCATGGCTTATAAACTTGGTGATAAGATGACACATGTCATGCTAGAAGTACTGAACTTGAACAAGAAAGAGACTACATCAATTGAAGCAATATCCAATCAAGAATTCTCTCAG GAGGAATGTAGACGTCTTCGGCAGAGTATAAGATGTGGGCTTGTGAAACACTGGACTGTA GGTGAAATTCAAACAAAAGCTTTTGCACTCCAGGCTGTGAAGCTTAATGAT GTGCTGGAAGCAGAAATACTGCGGCTCAATCATCTTCGCGATCGAGCTAATGAGAAGGGGCATAAAAAACA GCTTAGAGAATGCATAGAGAAGCTGCAGCTTCTTAAAACGCCAGAGGAACGTCAACGTAGACTAACCGAAATTCCTAAAGTGCATGCTGATCCAAAAATGAATCCGAATTATAAATCCGAAGAAGACATTGCAG GTGAGTTGTTGAAGtcaaaaatttcttcatttaACAAGAATGAAAGCCAATCCATCTCTCCAAAGAGCAGAG AGGATGGAATGAACAGATCTCACCAATCCAGGCAAAAAAGAGATGCACGTGGACTGAGTGGTCCTGCAAAGAATGAAATGCAGGTTCCTGTTAGTGGCTCTGAAAGTGGGTCAGGTAATCAGCAAGTGGTAAGGTTTGGATCTGAAACTTCAACTGCAACTTTACCAACAGGAAGCTCAACCCCTGCTAATACTAGTGAAACGGAGAAAATTTGGCATTATCGGGATCCAAATGGTAGAATTCAAGGACCATTTGCGATGGTGCAGCTGCGGAAGTGGAGTACAACTGGATACTTCCCAGCTGACATGAGGATATGGACTATTAACGAGTTGGATGAATCTGTACTGTTGATTGATGCATTGAATGAGTTTTTCCATAAAGATTACCGCTCTCTACATAATGTTTCTCGTCCTCAAGAAAATGGGCCTGCCTCCTCTGATAATGGTACATTGCATTCATTTAATCCTGACCAGACATTTGTAGCTCCTTTGCATCAGGAAAGAGGGTATGGAATTGAGGAGTTTAAGTCTGTCTTGGATCACGAGAATCAGAGTCCACATGAGACTCCAACAGATCAGGCAACTGGTGTACAGTGTAATGAAAAGTCATCTAGTAGTCAGAGCTATGTAGGCCAATCTTCTGGACAGAATTGTAGGTCAGTGCCATTAAACTTAGATTTAAACTGCAAGGACTGTAACTCTAGTTTGGCTTCTGTTACCACACCAAGTGATTCAGCTGAACAGCAAGGTGATATTGATATCTTGGATCTGCCAAGCCCAACCCCTAAGACAAGCAAGTCAAACGTGGAAGGTCAGGATGTTGAAAAGAAAGAGTCTGGCTTTGATGGTCATGTCCAGGGTTCAGAGAAATCAGATTTGCCTAGTCCCTCACCTAAGCCAATAGATGATGATGTGCCGGATCCTACACCAGAACCAATGGATGAAGACCTGGCAGGTACTACATATCCGCCGAAGAATGAGGTTTTACCAAGTCCTTCACCAATCCCAACTGGTGGAGATGTTAGGGAACAGATTGACAAAACCAACCAACCTCCGCTGCCTAAAGTTTCTGTTCCAGATTCGGGACCTGGCTGGAACAGCACTTCTGGCCTGCGAGTTGGTGAGGCACAGCTTCAAAAAATAGCTGATGAATGGGATGGATATTCCCCTACTGATCCAAAGCCTTCTGTACAGGAATGGGATACCAGTCTTGCTCCTGTGGCTTCACTTAAACCACCTGAGGTCCTGGGTGATCACGTTACTCCAGGTTCTATAAATAATACGACCCAACTTGTACATGCTTCTCCATGCCAGCCTGCTTCAAATATTTCTAGCTGGCAGGCAATTGTCAATGAGCCGATTGAGTTCAGCACTTTGGCTGAGGAATCAGTATCGGATCTGTTGGCTGAAGTCGACGCCATGGAGTCGCAAAGTGGCTTGGCTTCGCCTACTTCTGGCATGAAATGCAGTGACGAAATGATGGATAGTTGTAGAAATGACTGTTTTAGCTCCATTGAGGAGTTGAGCCCAACTGCTGATGCGGGCAAAAGTGATGCTGTGAGCTCCAATAGAGAGGTACAATTTCCTCCCTCAGTGACAGATGATCCAGGCGGGACTTCTCAAGCTGATGGTTTTGACCGCTTGAAAGCGTCTGGTGGGCATTCAACTTCAAGCAGCGAAGGAGAAACAAAATCTGCTGATGCCCCTGTTGATCCAAGGGAAACTGGGTTGGATGTCCATCCCCCCCCAGCATGCACCATGAGTCAAGGCATGGTTGGCTCAACTATGGCACGGAATAGGGGTATGGAGTCCATGGATGCTGGTTGGGCAGGAGTGCCAGGAAATATGAATATGGGATGGGGAGGATCTCCTCAGGGTTTTCCGAACATGGGTTGGGGAAGTGGCATGGTTCCTCCGTGGGGTAATCCAAGCTACAATCTTGGAGGTTATAATGGTAGCCTTCCATGGGATAGCCCGCGGAGATACAATGGCGAAAGGTTTGCTGGTCCAAGAGACTGGGGTTTCCAAGGCGGGGACTCGGGATTTGGAAGGGGAAGGCCAATGTGGAGTAGACAGTCGCatggtggtggaggtggtggatATTCTAGACCACCGCACAAGGGGCAGCGGGTTTGCAAATTTTACGAGAGCGGGCATTGCAAAAAGGGTGCATCATGCGATTATCTTCATCCATGA
- the LOC113699297 gene encoding PHAF1 protein At3g51130-like isoform X1, producing the protein MLQRPRRRCEGTAMGAIVLDLRPGLGIGPFSLGMPICDAFAQIEQQPNIYDVVHVKYYDEEPLKLDIVISFPDHGFHLRFDPWSQRLRLIEIFDVKRLQMRYATSLIGGPSTLATFVAVYALFGPTFPGIYDKGRGIYTLFYPGLSFAFPIPSQYTECCHEREAELPLEFPDGTTPVTCRVSIYDSSTDSKVGVGALMDKACAPPLAAGSLYMEAVHVKLGEEIWFTVGGQHIPFGASPQDVWTELGRPCGIHQKQVDQMVIHSASDPRPRTTLCVDYFYNYFTRGLDILFDGQTHKIKKFVLHTNYPGHADFNSYMKCNFVIYGSDFGGSFHQGEGTAKRMITPSTKWEQVKEILGDCGRAAIQTQGSTSNPFGSTFVYGYQNVAFEVMKNGYLATVTLFQS; encoded by the exons ATGTTACAGAGACCCAGACGCAGGTGCGAGGGCACGGCCATGGGCGCAATCGTTCTCGATCTCCGCCCTGGTCTCGGCATCGGTCCTTTCTCCCTCG GGATGCCTATTTGCGATGCCTTTGCTCAAATTGAGCAACAGCCAAACATCTATGATGTTGTTCATGTCAAGTACTACGACGAG GAGCCTTTAAAACTTGATATTGTAATAAGCTTCCCAGATCATGGATTTCATCTCAGGTTTGATCCTTGGTCGCAG AGACTACGCCTCATTGAGATTTTTGATGTCAAACGCCTTCAAATGCGCTATGCCACTTCACTGATAGG TGGACCATCTACTCTAGCTACTTTTGTTGCTGTCTATGCTCTATTTGGGCCAACATTTCCTGGAATTTATGACAAAGGACGAGGCATATATACTTTATTTTACCCC GGATTATCTTTTGCTTTCCCTATTCCATCACAATATACAGAGTGTTGTCATGAAAGAGAAG CGGAGCTGCCGTTGGAGTTTCCAGATGGCACAACTCCTGTGACATGCCGTGTCTCAATATATGATAGTTCTACAGACAGTAAGGTTGGTGTGGGAGCCTTGATGGACAAGGCTTGTGCTCCTCCATTAGCTGCTGGAAGCCTTTACATGGAAGCAGTTCATGTTAAG CTAGGGGAAGAAATATGGTTCACTGTTGGAGGACAGCATATTCCTTTTGGTGCGTCACCACAG GATGTATGGACTGAATTAGGTCGACCTTGTGGAATCCATCAGAAGCAG GTAGATCAAATGGTGATTCACTCTGCTTCAGATCCTCGGCCACGAACAACTCTCTGTGTGGATTACTTTTACAATTACTTCACTCGTGGGTTGGACATATTGTTTGATGGGCAG ACCCATAAGATTAAGAAGTTTGTCTTGCATACCAACTATCCTGGGCATGCAGATTTCAATTCCTAcatgaagtgcaattttgtTATCTATGGTTCCGATT TTGGTGGGTCTTTTCATCAAGGTGAGGGCACTGCTAAACGAATGATCACACCAAGCACAAAATGGGAACAAGTTAAG GAGATCCTGGGGGACTGTGGTCGGGCAGCTATCCAGACTCAAGGCTCCACAAGCAACCCTTTTGGATCTACTTTTGTGTATGGCTACCAGAATGTTGCCTTTGAG GTCATGAAGAATGGTTATCTTGCAACTGTGACTCTCTTTCAATCATGA
- the LOC113699297 gene encoding PHAF1 protein At3g51130-like isoform X2 → MLQRPRRRCEGTAMGAIVLDLRPGLGIGPFSLGMPICDAFAQIEQQPNIYDVVHVKYYDEEPLKLDIVISFPDHGFHLRFDPWSQRLRLIEIFDVKRLQMRYATSLIGGPSTLATFVAVYALFGPTFPGIYDKGRGIYTLFYPGLSFAFPIPSQYTECCHEREAELPLEFPDGTTPVTCRVSIYDSSTDSKVGVGALMDKACAPPLAAGSLYMEAVHVKLGEEIWFTVGGQHIPFGASPQDVWTELGRPCGIHQKQVDQMVIHSASDPRPRTTLCVDYFYNYFTRGLDILFDGQTHKIKKFVLHTNYPGHADFNSYMKCNFVIYGSDFGGSFHQGEGTAKRMITPSTKWEQEILGDCGRAAIQTQGSTSNPFGSTFVYGYQNVAFEVMKNGYLATVTLFQS, encoded by the exons ATGTTACAGAGACCCAGACGCAGGTGCGAGGGCACGGCCATGGGCGCAATCGTTCTCGATCTCCGCCCTGGTCTCGGCATCGGTCCTTTCTCCCTCG GGATGCCTATTTGCGATGCCTTTGCTCAAATTGAGCAACAGCCAAACATCTATGATGTTGTTCATGTCAAGTACTACGACGAG GAGCCTTTAAAACTTGATATTGTAATAAGCTTCCCAGATCATGGATTTCATCTCAGGTTTGATCCTTGGTCGCAG AGACTACGCCTCATTGAGATTTTTGATGTCAAACGCCTTCAAATGCGCTATGCCACTTCACTGATAGG TGGACCATCTACTCTAGCTACTTTTGTTGCTGTCTATGCTCTATTTGGGCCAACATTTCCTGGAATTTATGACAAAGGACGAGGCATATATACTTTATTTTACCCC GGATTATCTTTTGCTTTCCCTATTCCATCACAATATACAGAGTGTTGTCATGAAAGAGAAG CGGAGCTGCCGTTGGAGTTTCCAGATGGCACAACTCCTGTGACATGCCGTGTCTCAATATATGATAGTTCTACAGACAGTAAGGTTGGTGTGGGAGCCTTGATGGACAAGGCTTGTGCTCCTCCATTAGCTGCTGGAAGCCTTTACATGGAAGCAGTTCATGTTAAG CTAGGGGAAGAAATATGGTTCACTGTTGGAGGACAGCATATTCCTTTTGGTGCGTCACCACAG GATGTATGGACTGAATTAGGTCGACCTTGTGGAATCCATCAGAAGCAG GTAGATCAAATGGTGATTCACTCTGCTTCAGATCCTCGGCCACGAACAACTCTCTGTGTGGATTACTTTTACAATTACTTCACTCGTGGGTTGGACATATTGTTTGATGGGCAG ACCCATAAGATTAAGAAGTTTGTCTTGCATACCAACTATCCTGGGCATGCAGATTTCAATTCCTAcatgaagtgcaattttgtTATCTATGGTTCCGATT TTGGTGGGTCTTTTCATCAAGGTGAGGGCACTGCTAAACGAATGATCACACCAAGCACAAAATGGGAACAA GAGATCCTGGGGGACTGTGGTCGGGCAGCTATCCAGACTCAAGGCTCCACAAGCAACCCTTTTGGATCTACTTTTGTGTATGGCTACCAGAATGTTGCCTTTGAG GTCATGAAGAATGGTTATCTTGCAACTGTGACTCTCTTTCAATCATGA